The region AACCTTGTTTCGTAGAAAGTTTGATGTTAAACTACTTGTACAAGTGTACAAAAATAATAGTGCGAAGTTACTTAACTCTTTAATGGAAAAGCAAGAGTAGATATTTAACCATGTGTATGCATATGGAACCGACTTTTTAGttgtaaagctatatctacgccaaatggagctgtaaagtcagtctaagtgttttattttgttcattaggcatccgttaaacataatcggtattCATTTTTTCTGATTTGACActataaaaaatattttcattactattaaaatggcaagttccgggtaaaagggaaacaagcggatgttcctcggacacccgcctgggctaaccggcgacccgcgccgaccttgagacccaccgtggctggggaaaagcctgcgccttggcgcaatgtttagatgcttaggcatggtccATCGTACTTTTGGGAGGAAAGCATCTAGGAGTAACGAGTATgtaaggtggtttgaacaacgttactccaaaaATATAGTCGCTTCAGACCTGTGTTTTCACGGTGCAAGTGCTTtggcactgccaccctcgctgcgagtcatctcgaaagaggcatacagcagcagggtggtaacggaaacGGTGGTATGCTCTTACTGAAATACATTGCAAAGttcggtttaaaaaaaaataaagtagtaATATAAATGAgggaaccaccaaccatcaaaaatattagaagtcatcaaattacATGCCTaattggccaaaacggttattaatgatcattaaaagcaacaattaatcaatttagacggagacttgtgaaaaaaatcagccaaaatatcaaaaacggaaaaattgacctatttttctcgatgaaaatgcaccgccaccgcgcggaatatcggccaaggacacgtaaaagccacaattgataacaattaccacttgccaaatattcatttgcatcgctggaaCAGGAAATGGCCGAAGAGCGCTTCCTGTTCGAAAATTTGGGAAAATGGATGGgtttagaaaaaaatcgtacagattggcggttttttaggttaggcatacaaaaattgcctaaaataaagttgaaatgtgtagctataACGATTGCCATAACTTTGGAGAAAAGCGTTCCAAGATAAAGTGTTTTTtatggaaataaaaaaggtcggtttcatGTGCATACATACATATAAATTGGGTGCATTTAGCCCCTTTTTCAGCACAAAATGTCTTTGTCAATGATGCAACGTCAGCTCAATGATTTGTTTAGTGATGATTTTTCTTTGAGTGTTTGAAGGAATCGTTTCTTTCGCCACAGCGTTTTTTTATGTATGCAAGAGAGCGCATGCTGAAAGTTACTCTATACGGGTTGGACCTCATCATTTTTCTGCTAGGAGAAAGTTTCACGTTGTTTACGGCTAGCATGGTACGCATATACtaacccatcatcaccaacacgtAATCTTGCAATTAACAAGAAGACTAAAAGCCATCCGGTCAGATTGCAAAGTTGCATAACCAGCTGTTTTTATACATCTTTGGTTACCGTCGCCAAAGGCAGATTTATAAAAGTAGGAAAAAGATAATACGCCACTGTTTCAATGAAGATCCAAGTGGTTACATCACAGCAATGCGCGGCCGACAGTGAAGCCACTGCCTTCTCTCAGTGTCTCTAGGCTAAAAACTACCATCTTCAGTTGCAGACTACAATAGTGATTAGTGTACAATCAACGACACAGTGCTGAGATACCCATTTTGAAATTGGTTACATGCATTTCGCTTTGTAGaagatgttttaatttttgacGTTGATCACATCTACATTGATTGGAGCTGAACCACAAAGATTTTTTGTCTAGCGTATACAAAGATGATGATCTTTCTACACAAACAATTTCCCGTGAGATTTCTAGGATTTAATGTGATGCTATGGACGTAAAAGTGCTGTACCTTTGAATTACCAAAAGTATCAcgacattttacattttttaagcTTAACAGGCAAACCAGGTTGGAAGCGATGAACCAATCATCACTGTTTCTACCCGTCACAGCTCAACGCACATCTATCGAACATCGATCATAGAAGGTGGAACAATTTCATCTCATGACTAATCATGACAAACAACAATGTAACATTGTTCGATTCAACATTGACCATTGATGCCTGAAATTTTGAAGTGGTTTTTGGATGAGCTGGTTCAGTTGATGTGAATGGTTGCTACTGTTATGTGTAATAGTATTTTGCTGACCCCAATGCGGATCAGATACATGGAATGTTTTGGACATCTGGGCTCTGGGAATTTCTGAGTTTAAGCCAATTTGTAAATAGCCCAACGGTTACGCGCAATTTTCCGAATTGGACACGTCGCTTGCAATATGTAGAGCTAGTTGCTGGTCATTATACGGTAagatcattttcttttcgcagATTTTCTTAGCATCATGGCGGTATTACGGACATTGGCACTACTTGCTATTAGCTCAACAGTAGTGCTTGGCCAACGGCGCCTCGCCCTTCCGGATCCGAGAAGCTGTGCAAATCGTAAGTGCTCCTAGGGATCGTGTTACTTCCGTCTCTCGCGTCAGGCATTAATCAATTTCCCAAATCTACCAGGTGTTCGCCATGCGACGTACCGCGACGCACGCGGTGTTGCCCATTCGTATTTCTTCAGCTGGGAGCATTCACCAACTCGCAGCCTGGAGGTTGATTGGCTAGACGCTCGAAACATCTGCCGCAGACACTGCATGGACAGTGTCTCCATGGAGACACCGCAGGAAAATGAGTTCATCAAGCAGCGCATCGCGCGTGGCAACGTCCGATACATTTGGACTTCCGGGCGCAAGTGCAACTTTGCTGGTTGCGATCGTCCCGACTTGCAGCCACcgaatgaaaatggatggtTTTGGTCCGGATCCGGTGTCAAGATTGGGCCCACCACTCAACGCAATACTGGTGACTGGAGCTATACTGGAGGATACGGACAAGCGCAGCCCGATAACCGTGAAGCAGCTCAGGTAAAAGTCATCAAGCTATGAAAATTCCTTGGACGGCTATTTCTGATCATTCTTTATTATATTATTCAGGGTAATGACGAGTCCTGTCTATCAATCCTGAACAACTTCTATAACGATGGTCTTAAGTGGCACGATGTTGCTTGCCACCATTTAAAGCCCTTCGTGTGCGAAGACTCAGATGAGCTGTTGAACTTTGTTCGTTCTCGCAATCCAGCAATTCGTCTGTAAAACTAAGAAAATAAAAGCAGCGGAAAGCCATGATACATATAATGTTTTGACAAGCTAAAACCTCCCAAACCCACGTGAAATGGTTGGATTAGTAGAGGTCGTTTTGGCCAAAAAAGTACTAACAAATAAGAAGCTAGTAGACAATCTcaattggatttttttaaacattcttaAAATGTCACAAACTACTGTTTTAACGATTGTACTTCATTTAATCACTATTTATTGTATATTAAGCAAACCAATGATGTAAAGAAGAGCTTCCTTTATCTCAATCAGCGAATACCTGATTAACATTCGGTACTTCAAGTGGCCTGTCAATGTTTAACATGTCACTAACACGCCAGTTTTCTAAGCCTTCCACATGAAATAGCCTGTTAGAGGGGTCTGTTAAATATTTACATGCCACTTTAAGTACCTTTGTCATACGGGTGtgaaaaaattaaatcgaaatACACAATCACAATTGGTAAAAATACACCgctaaaagaaaaatgttttttaaatttataagTTTTTGTTTATACTAAAACGGGAATAAAAAGAAGGAACGTGATGTTCACCATCAACATCTCCAAGTTTACTTAATACCTTCAGGTGCAACAACCGACGTGCGGACTTGGCTGCTGCAGAAGATTCGGTAAAAGTTTACGGTAAATGTAAAGggtaaaaataaactatgGGTGC is a window of Anopheles aquasalis chromosome 2, idAnoAquaMG_Q_19, whole genome shotgun sequence DNA encoding:
- the LOC126570723 gene encoding uncharacterized protein LOC126570723 — encoded protein: MAVLRTLALLAISSTVVLGQRRLALPDPRSCANRVRHATYRDARGVAHSYFFSWEHSPTRSLEVDWLDARNICRRHCMDSVSMETPQENEFIKQRIARGNVRYIWTSGRKCNFAGCDRPDLQPPNENGWFWSGSGVKIGPTTQRNTGDWSYTGGYGQAQPDNREAAQGNDESCLSILNNFYNDGLKWHDVACHHLKPFVCEDSDELLNFVRSRNPAIRL